The genomic region GTAACTTAGCATTCAGGAATTCTGTGCTTAATTGCAAGATAACTACGTTATTCGAGCCCCTTGCAAAAATCAGGTTAGAAGTTTGAACAATGactaaaaatattgatatccTAGATTATATTTGCTTCCTGGCTGCCTGCAGGTGAGGGGCTCAGGTTTGATCTGTTGTAAAATAACATTGCCATGACTATATGGTTGCTCCTGATATAATATCTTCGAAGCACAATGGTATGGTAacttttgttcttatttctgATGTTGTAGCTCACCTTGTGTTTGTTTGCTGATATGATCAAATCTAGGCTTGGCTGTTTATCAAAAAaggggggaaaaaaaaaagacaatcGGCTTAGCTCAAGAAAGACAAATGTGCTTTTAATATTATTCTCTGTTTATGTACTCGTGTTACAACTGTGAGCAATTGATTGAGAGAAAAGAGGGAGAGAGGGAGGATCAGCTATGAAACAAACGAGAAGTACAGGTGCGACTGAACAGTTACTAGGGACTATCAACATTGTCATCATCAGCGGAAAATAAGTCTGCGCATAGCTCGCCATAGAATCGAgaaaccaaatcaataaagacAGGGCATGTCAAGTTCTTCCAACAATATAGGAGCTCTTCCACATCCATCAAATCGCTCACTTTCCCTTCTTCAACAATCATCTCAACTAAATAATTCTCAAAACTCCTGCATGCATcttccaaatcatcaaaaccGGAGGATCCCATTTTACTGGAACCTCCAACCTTCACATAAGCTGGTGTGAGGGGTGAGGGGAAGAGCAGCCTATCGCGCGCTGCCTCGGAAAAGCTTTGAAACTCTGCAAGTTTATCCATCCTCCTGGACTGTCTTAGAGAGCGAAAAACAGATAATAATGCAGAAGTAGGACTTCTTTTAGGAGCTTTTCTGACTTTGGCATGCTGAGGATGGGTTCTAAGAGCTCTTAGAAATACTGGCCTCTTGAGCTTGAACCTGAAGTTTCGGACAAGTTTTCTGCATGGGTTGAAAAGCTTGGATTTGAAGGCAACAAATGCTTTCATTTTCGTCTATAATGATTGGTATATAGCAGAGTGCTTTTGAAGGAATGCAGTGGGATGGATGGTAGCTTTGGTTgcttatgatttcttttgCAGTAAAGCTGGTGATAGCAACTTTATCAATTGGGATAAAATTAGTTTGGTATAACACACACGAGAGTGGAGACACAGATTGTTGAGAAAGGATGTTAGTTATTGAGGAGTCAGGAGAGAAAGATAGGCGCTGTTGGACTTGGGACGTTGTTTGTTAGGCTGCTTGTACCTCTCTTTTGTATGGTTGTGGTGGGTCGCAGTGGGGTTCACGTCTTGCTCTTGCGGTTGTTGTAATCAAAGTGGAACTCCATCAACTATTTTGCCGTCTATTCAGAAAAGGTCTCGGTTGGTGATCAGGCTCTCCACTATCTTTGATGTGGAATTTGGCCTTTGGGGAAGAAACATTCATAGCAAATCCACCAGGCCATATGAATGGGCACGAGCAGGATAAGGCCATGCTGATGGCTTTAGTTTATGGGCCTATGGCATTGCCTATTATAGTACTAGCATAATTTTTATTGGAGGAGTCAGATTCATGGGCTTGGGCAACTTTCCCCGTACGAAACCCAAACTGGATTTTGGGGAGAAAAGTGGAACAGTGTCAGTAGACTCATAGCATTCCAGGAATCCAGCGGGCCTTGGTAAGATGAGGTCATGAAGCCGATGAGGCCACTGTTACTGACAAATTTGTGTCAGCTTGGTTCTGTTCTACCCATGCTATGCTGCTGGCCTCCTTTTGTAGGTTTCAAGGAGCCTTACAATTATTTAGTTGGGTACTTGgtacactttttttttatttttttgtttagctCAGCAAAACAAAAGGTAGTTGGTACTCTTTAGACAATAATAGTAGAAACAATCCATGGATCCtatcctatatatatatatatatatattcgtTTTTTGATTGTAGCTTAGAAAGTTAGAATTTGTTAGGTTGCTAGGTTGTAATTCTGCCATCCTCGCCTTCCTCACGAGGGTAGAGATTGGATTCTTTATTTCAGGACAAAGATCATTGTTAAGAAAACATTGAAAAATTAAGTGGCATTAAATGAATATCTATGATTGTACTActtattgaaagaaaaaggggggaactttacaattctctcgCCATCATTCTTAGTTGTGTTTATTAAATAATGGAGAAATTTGGGATTTAGAATCCCAACAGGTTTTGATTTATTTGCACAGTAACAGGgaaggaaattgaaaagaagGGAAAGATTGTGATGGGATGGGGTATACCACTGGCTTTAAACTTTCAACGCTGAAGTGCTAGTACCAAAATCTTCGGTGCTTGTTTATGATATGTGAAATATTAGATTAATTGTctgcttctctttttctccctATTTTGGCCCGACAGCAACCTTGGTATGTATTTTGCTACCTCAAGGGGACATCTAGATCGGTTAGTTCCGAGTCTACTTGTCTACCTAACAGAAGAAATAGGGCATGACATTCTCGATTGAATCGTCAGCTTCTGTCTTTGCTAACGAGGGTAAGATTATTACTCCTGATCTTCCTTCAATTCCTCTCTAAAGCATGCATTCCTTTCTACTTTGTTTGACCTGTTATGCACTTTTCTTGTAAACGTAACATTACCTCAGAAATTTAACAAACGCTTTTTatcaaatcaagaaatttgattGTAAGCAAGATGAAGGAGTTTTGTAACACAAGGTGTCTATCCAatcaatatttgattttgagttcCAAGCATATGACTATGACTTTACGATGAATGAGGATGAACTGCCCCTTCAGCTCTTCCCGGAGGCTCTTGTCCTCTAAACTTTGGGGAGGCGGCTTACTGTCGCCTCTACGGCTCTACCAGCTATCAGCATTAGGTATTGGGCTGGCGTAGGAGGCTGGAAGTGGCCTAAGCAGACCCTATAGGAGAAACATGCTCAATTCTAGATTTTCATAGCTTTACAATACAACCAATTCACCACTCTGTGTCTGTGGTTCAGTTGCTCAAGCCACCtcaaaaaagaggaaaacaaTTTTAACTACCTTGAATTCAGCATTCAATTTATGGGCAGCTGGCTGAAAAGGAATGACAATGTGTGCCATGATTGGCATCTAAAGCTCCGCCCTTCAGCAAGAGTCTGGAGGGGACAGGTAAGTGGACGTCCAGCACCAGGCAAGTGGGGCAGCTGGAAATTAAGAGATTGAAAAGGCATGGAAGGAAATTGCATCATTTGTGGAGGAGGGAATTATGGAGAAAAACAACACTGGGTCGACAAAGGGGTCTTCAATATTACCAAAACCATTATTACACTGAAAACCACTTTGGATAAATAAAAGGAGGAGGACCCATCTGAGGTGTTGACAATTCTTAAAAGACcagcaaaagaaaattggtCAGCTTGAGCAAGTAGAATGCCTTAAAAAACATTACATACAAGACTAGCTTACTGACCAGAGCCTTGCAGTCACCAAAGGAACTTACCATGCATAGATGATGTCAAGGAAGGGAAGACTGTAGAGCGGAAAACCGTGTCTTCGGCTATTGTCATTGTGTTGGATTTTCTGatgatttaataaaaagaaggccatttttttttttgcataatTCTCGATATTAGCTTTCATGCTTGACTTTTCAAGTTGGGGGGCGTGGGGGGGGCCCATCTTTTGTTGTTGCCTTGCCTAAAGTTAGAGTTTGTGCTTCCATACCTGCTATCTATTCAGTTTCCATCTGTAAAATCTTCTATTCTCATGCATTAAATAGAGGGGATGGCAAACACAAACCAAGTCTGAGAGAAGCGGAGAATGAGGAGGGTTTTCAAGTGAAGTGACAGAGAAAGAGGTCTATCTAAGATGGGTAATTACAGGTTCAGGTTCTCAGATATGATGCCAAATGCCTGGTTTTACAAGCTCAAAGACATGAGCAAAACCCGAAAGCAACACCGGTCTCACCCACTGAAGAAAAAACCTCCCccatcatcttcatcatcacaAAAACCCCACGATTCGAAGCCAAGATCCTATTACTTCACCACCGAACCTATCAAAGCTGGCAGATTCTACAATTCACCTGTGCATCTTGAAGCCTCGGGCACTCGTTTTCCTGATCCACCAAGAAAATCATTGAAGAGAAGAGGCAGAAGAAGAACCGTTTACAAGCCTTCTCCCAGAGTTGTCTCCTCTGTCTCTGCGGGTTTTAGCTGTCATGCCGTACTTAACTCAGTCCCGACCAACTCTAGTCTAACTCAGTCTCCTGACTACTCTCTTTCTCCATTCGAAAGTTCCCCTGAACCCGAGTCTCTTCTATCAGAATCAGAGGATGATGACTTTTTCGCTCCTGCTGAGTCATATGATCTACCAGTCTCATACTCGAAATCTTACAACTGTAAACTCAGTTCTTCAACCACTGATATCATCATCGACATGAATAACGAGTCTCATGCAACGAAATTTGACATGGTGGATGGATTTGACGCAATCTCTGAACTCgagcttcctccaatattGACAAAGCCAGCAAAGTGCAATCAAAAGGCAGATGAAGTCACCAAGTTGACGACAAGTTCAACTAGATTAGAGGAGACTAAAGCACGCCGGCTTGTTTCTGTCAAAATTGTTAAAGAAGAGAGCATTCGGACTCAAAAAGAACCAAGGGGTAGTCCTCTTGTGAGAAAGTCATTTGCTAATTCGCCCGGAATAAGGCTTCGGGCAAATTCTCCAAGAATTGCAAGCAAGAAGATTCAAGCTTATGCACGAAAGAGCGTATCATCCAGTACGTACCTAAAGTCTAGGAATAGAAGCATTGCAGGAAGTTTAGCAGTCGTCAAGTCCTCGCTTGATCCACAAAGAGACTTCAGGGATTCCATGGTTGAGATGATTGTGGAGAATAACATTCGGGCATCAAAAGATTTGGAAGATCTTCTTGCTTGTTATCTTTCACTCAATTCTAATCAATACCACGATCTTATCATTGAGGCGTTTGAGCAAATCTGGCTTGATATGACTAACCTACGCTTGTAAAATTCCTAGATCATTAAATGCACATAAATAAATGTTATATTCTGACTTCTTCTCTGTAATTCCAGTATTCTGATTAAGCAGGATTATTAAAAGTGGTTATGAGTTAGCTTTATATTGCTTTCACCTTCTCTGTTTACATCACCTTCACATAATTCAAGTAAATCTGTTGACAGGACTTGACACTGTTTTACCATGAGTTGGCAGGATTTGCATAGAGCCTTCTGTTAAGGAGTCAATGAATGCTCAATGCATGCTGTGATAGTTTACTCGCAAAGCATAATCATAACAGAAGCTGCCACTTCTtgaataataatgaaaaaaactCATAATTATGTAAAAAGAAATCCATGATTATTAAGCATGAGAAAAGTGTTAATAGTACCAAGCAACTTGTCGAAGATGTCTTCCTCTAGTGGTATTCTGTCCAATAAAACTTGAGTTAGGAAGTTCCCGAAGAGTTTAGGCACTTTCCTGTTTGATTTTTGGGGCCTCGGTTTAGCTCTTCGAACTTAGCTGTTGCACAGTATTAACTCTATCCCTTGTCAATTTGGAGCAAAATTTGAAACAGCTGTGGTTACTGATAAGGACTTCCTATCTGAACATATATGACAAAATTTTCCAGGTCTTTCTGAAACGATGATAAAAGAGTGAATCTTGTTTTTGGCAATTGGGTCAGATATTTTGGTAGAAGCTGTCAAGCTGCCAATTGTAACAAGAGAGATCTATGAGATTTAGGGCACCAAATCCTAGCAGCAACTTAACAAGTGGAATTGTGAATGAACCAAAACAAGCTCCAAGCTTCTTTGTTCccaaaaaagcaaaaagaataCTCAATGATATATCATCAAGTAAGCCTGAATACTGTCATAATTGCTTTGTTGCACAAGTATGAACGTGTGACTATTATTAGATACAGTTGAAATAAATGCAGACTGGGAAATTTGTAAATATCCATCATAATTGCTGGAATTATGGTCGGTGAATGTTGGTTGAATGAGACTTAAGTCCATATTTAATCAGGAATATAACTCCACAATTTGCTTGGCTACTTGTAAGTAGTTGTTCCCCTATTCAAATTTATCTCTACCCTGCACTAAAAAATCGATTTCAAAGTAAACCAAACTGATTGTTCAGATTCTTAGCCCACCATTGCCAGGGGTATTGTTTCATACTattctcaaaaaattttcagcaCCCGTGCATTAACTTATATACAATTGCAGAACATGATGAACAGGTAGTCAAAGTACTGATCAGTTGAGTTTAAGACATAATCCATAGTGTAAGATCTCGTGTAAAACCAACCCAACTCAAATCAATGGGATTGACGGCTCTTCCTGAAAAGAGAATCATAGGTCCACAAATCATGCTGTCAAGTTgcaaaaagaaattgattatACCAAAAGCTTAGAGTAAAGAGGCATTTTTTAGACCTCCAATCTTCTCTGAAGTTCATTGCTGTTATTAAAAGCTGAAGGAAGTTTAGACACCAAGGGATATGCGAGACACTTTTAGGCTTTAGCATATGCAAGCGACCAGTCTGGTAATGGTAGGACTTACCCTGTCTGCAAAGGTTAAgatgataaaaaagaaaaaaaaaggttcaaCCATTAGACAATATCGCTTCTAACACAGTCTTCATCGCCTTTCATGTTGAAGACGAACTAACATGAATACCAGGGCTTAATCTAAGATTGGGAATCATAATAACTCCTAGTAGTGAATTGTGAGCAGCTTTGCGGCCTGCTACACAACACAAAGCAGGACCACCGACAGTCCAGctaatatgataataattaGGACTCTTTCGCAAAGATAGGTGGCTCTCCCAACTTTTGGCTCTAGAGGACCACAATTCTCTTGTAATTGTTTAGCATACATTGGAAGCTCCCAGTTCAGTCACCGGTTGAACTTGCCACTTAGAATAGTGGATTCACAATGTCCCATCCTATGCTGATCCCCTACGTTGTAGACAGGACTCTTAAGGAGCAAAACTACCCCCTAGGGTTTCAATCAggaaagttatttatttagaAGAAAAGACACTAGCAAATCGAGAGAGATGCTTTTCTGTGTCGTTTCTTTCAACAGCAGTGAATAATACAGGTTGTCTGTTACTGTGAATCTGAGTTTTAGTGGTACGCTCTCCACCCTGAATTCAGAAATGTGCTGCAGTAGGTTTCAAGGTTTTTTTCATGATTGTAGAATGAAAAGGTTTGTAATTTGCTTGGAAAAGGGACAAAACATAGCTCTAGCATTAACAGTCTAGCAATTTTTCTTCGGGCTAGAAAGTAGTCGATCGTAACCTACCTTGCCAATCGTACAGCAATGATATGGTAATAATTTGTGAGTGATTTTGGAAAGACTGGGGGAATCGCTTCTGCTAGAGGCAGAGAATCCAGAAAAGCTAATTTGGATGTATGATGGTATGCAATAAAGCTATAAAATATAACaagaataaaacaaattaaacagAATATGAAAACAGGTCCTAGAGTGAATTTACACTTCCAAAGAGCATTATGAGCAAATATATTTCCCCCATTCAACCCAATAGGCTCGAGGGAGGCCTGAGAGGGAGTTTCCAATGGCTAGAGACATCAGACATGGAATGGATATTGAACCTCTATAAAGGGACAAACATCACatggaaagaaatttgaaatcgAAATAGCTCAAGCATAAGGACCACCAGGGCATCAAATACAATGCCATTGAACTTAATCAATGACCACATGAGGATTGGGAATAGCCAACCGGCCATTAACCTTGCATtcccagaaaaaaaaaagaagaagttaaAACCTAGCTAGTAAACTCTTTCAGAACATTACCCATGATTGTGTCCTTGATG from Theobroma cacao cultivar B97-61/B2 chromosome 9, Criollo_cocoa_genome_V2, whole genome shotgun sequence harbors:
- the LOC18591079 gene encoding transcription repressor OFP4, which gives rise to MGNYRFRFSDMMPNAWFYKLKDMSKTRKQHRSHPLKKKPPPSSSSSQKPHDSKPRSYYFTTEPIKAGRFYNSPVHLEASGTRFPDPPRKSLKRRGRRRTVYKPSPRVVSSVSAGFSCHAVLNSVPTNSSLTQSPDYSLSPFESSPEPESLLSESEDDDFFAPAESYDLPVSYSKSYNCKLSSSTTDIIIDMNNESHATKFDMVDGFDAISELELPPILTKPAKCNQKADEVTKLTTSSTRLEETKARRLVSVKIVKEESIRTQKEPRGSPLVRKSFANSPGIRLRANSPRIASKKIQAYARKSVSSSTYLKSRNRSIAGSLAVVKSSLDPQRDFRDSMVEMIVENNIRASKDLEDLLACYLSLNSNQYHDLIIEAFEQIWLDMTNLRL
- the LOC18591078 gene encoding transcription repressor OFP17 yields the protein MKAFVAFKSKLFNPCRKLVRNFRFKLKRPVFLRALRTHPQHAKVRKAPKRSPTSALLSVFRSLRQSRRMDKLAEFQSFSEAARDRLLFPSPLTPAYVKVGGSSKMGSSGFDDLEDACRSFENYLVEMIVEEGKVSDLMDVEELLYCWKNLTCPVFIDLVSRFYGELCADLFSADDDNVDSP